The sequence CTCCTTGCTCTAGTTTTACCCAAATTTAACTCTGTGTTTTGCATCTGTATCTCAGCATCTGCCGTTCGGCGAGTGatggtggatttttttttctggataggCAATGGCTTCTTTGAAGGTTTGAGGCTTGTTTTTTTGGTGGGTGGTGAAGCTGGCTTTTTGGGACAACTAAAGGAAGCATGTTTGTTCAAGCTTTTAATATAGGTAAACTCTCGATTGCAATAGGGACAAAAATGAGGGGCTGAGTCGGTAGATCTTTGCCTTGCCTTCTTGTTCTTTTGTAAAATTGCCTTTTGAACTAGCTGGTTTTTCCTTTTTATTGCACCCAATTTGAGTTTTCCAGAAGACATTTTGCCAATTTCAATAGTAAAATTAAGTTTTTTAGGCGGACCTATTCGTCTGAATGAATTCTTATCTGCAGCCTCCAGAACTACAAGCCCTACTCCATTCTTAGGCTGCACAGTCTGTTTCAAGGGTATGGGATTTTTTTTGGGAGTGTACCTTTTCTTGTCACTGGCAGAAGCACATACCAATATATGCTTGTGTAATTCTGGCATATTGTCAACACTCTTTCCGCATTTAGTGCAACGTATAGCAGTAGTGAAAGTTTGAGGAATATTATGGGTAGTAAAATTTGTTGCAGTTGCCCCAAGACCCATGGGATTTTTGTTATGGTATTGGAAGGGTGGTGGCTTAAAGCTTGGGTAGTGCTGATTAAGTCCCATGCGCACATCTGGATCTTTACATTTTTCTCCAGCAGCCATAATTTTAATTGTCGTATATAGTTCTTCAGAAGAATCATTTAGATCGCCATCATCCTCTGGAGATGGCGTCATGGGGTCCTCATCCATTCTTTGACTTTGGATTAAACTTGCTTTGTTAGGATCTGTAAAATTCTGTGGCCTAAGAGTCCCACTTTCTAACTCCCTGTGTGTGTACTCTTTATCTGCATGCAGGTCCTGTTGATGTTGTTGCAAATTACAAAGAAAAGCAAACTCCTTTTTGCATATAGAACATACAAAAATCTTCCCCACCCCATGAAGCATCGAACGATGTTCTGAGAGATGTGAAACATCCTTAAAAAGTTGCACGCAGAATTCACATTTGAAAGGCCATTCCTCGGCATGCACAACAAGATGCTTGGCAAGGTCCTTAATAGAGACAAATGGAGAGTCACAAACATTGCAGACGAAGGACTTACTAAAACTTTCACAAATGGCGTCATTTTGACTTATCTGCAAAGAGTCTTCGGTTGGTGCTTCCTCATGATGCTTCTCTTGCTTAAATATAGGTGTAGAGGATTCTGAAGTCAGAGATGGAGATACAACTGAAGAAACTATGGACAAAGGTGGAGGAGAAGAACATGATGACGAAGGTGATGATGAAGTGGTAGAGGATGACGATGAAGAGGAAAGGGTAGGTGGGCCAGGAGAAGCACACCCAGAAGGATCATCAGTAGTAATGGAAGGAGATGGTGATACTGTGCGAGAAAGAACTGGAAGTGGAGATTGTGTACTGGCAGAAAGAGGTGAAGCACAGGATGGAGTAGGAGGTACACTGCATGAAGAATCTGGAAATGAAGGAACATTAGTTGTAAGAAGAGGCGGTGGCAATGCTAAGAATGGCGGACATGGTGTTGGTGAAGGAGCTTCAGAAGGTGTTAGTATTGGTGGAGACTCGCATACTGCTGCACATGTGCTCTCAACTAAAGCAACTTCCAAAGGAATAGGGGCATCTTCACTTGAGCCAGCACTAAGTTCTCCTAAAGGTCTAAGCTCATCTGTTCTGCAAGGAAGCACAAGAGTATCTGGTTGCAAAACACATTCCCCCGGAGTCTCTAAGCCATCATATTCATTTAACAGGACCTTTTTTAGCATACATGttgtaggcttcttcttttttccaccaATATTATTCCCTTTATATTCCTTTGCTTCACTGTCACAGAAGGGCTTCCTACTTATGCTGAGATCAAGTACAGACTCCCAGGGAACTTGTGATCGACACTTGCTTTCACATTTCTGTTTTACTCCGCTGGATAAGTCCAAGGGTTGCTGGTTACAAGCAGTGCCAAAGGATGCACTGGCAGCCCAGTCCTTAGTGACCTTTACGTCTTCACATGGGCTCAagttctctctttcttctctacCAGATAAACTCCAGACAGGTGAGCTGCTTTGACTCTCCAATTTTGGTATTTTTGGGCCAAGTCCTTCATTCCAGGTGGTTTTTCCTTCTTTAGGAGCTGGGCTGATCTGTGGAGAACTTGGAGGAGAGCTGGTACGTCTTTTGAATCTGTTGGAGTTAGATGGCAAGGAAGACACGGCGGGGCTCAACTTTGGAATTTCAGAGAGTAATGATGGACTAATCTGAGACTTGTTACTTTCTTGCATTTGAAGAAGCTGTTTTAGTTTAGAGGATAaataaacacttttttccttAGGAAAGGGCAAATTGTCACCTACagaaacacttaaagggattgtcaagGAGCAAGATGGTGTAACTGGCTCAAGCTCAACTTCAGTTTTAATTTTTGACAGCAATGGAGGGCTAACTGTCCGCCTCTTCTTAGGCTCCAAGATTCCGCTGCCAGAAGAGTCACTGAGTGTATTATCAGGAGCTGCTTGGAGGGGTCTTACATTTTGAGAGACTTCAACCTTGATAGGGGTAAGCAAGCAGTTAATTCCTAGGACATCAGCAGTGTTGGTCTCTACTTCTATCACATCACATGTGCTACTTGTGCATGTCGGCAATTTCCCATCAATAAAGTAGGTTAGATTCTCAGATATGTTGTTGGAGATATCCATAATATATACATCGTCTGCTTCTCCATCTTCCTCTATCTCTGTGCTTGCTACATATATGTTCTCAGCTGGCGAGGACTGTTCGGGTTTTAGCTGTGGATCTTCAAGCAGGTGCCCTTTTCGTCTTACTCCCTTTGGAATAAGATGACGCTCATGAACTCTGCGTTGGTGCCGACGCATGTTTGTATGAGTTCCAAAGACTTTCTTACAGTATTTGCATGGGTGCAGTTCTCTGCTCGACTCACTGTTTTCTTCTGAGATTACTGAATGGGAAGTTTCCCTATCAGAATCAGTCATCTTACTTTGCATTTGAGAACTGCAGTATTCATCAGTTGCTTGCAGAGAATCTATTATGTGTTTGTGAGTGTGACCAAACTCACCAGAAGGGGACAACACCAAAGATTTCCTTTTAGGGCCTGACTCATGACGTCTCTCGTGTCTTCTCCGGTTAATTTGCGTTCCGAATGCCTTACCACAGTATCGACACTTAAATGCATGATTTACTgtagaaacatgaatatgcatgtGTCGCTCCAGCCCTTGTTTTGTGGTGAATTTCCTCTCACAATGCTGACATGGGAACATAAAAGCCTCTGGTAAATCCCCATTAGGTTTTGGGATTTTAATAGGTTTCTTTTTGGGAGAACCCTCGGGAGTCTCATCAGATGTACTCCTCAGGTCATCCAGCATCTCTGCACTCTCTTCCTCCAAATTTACAGACTCTCGCTCCGAACTTTCTTTCTGCAAGTCATCAATAGGCTCCAGCTCGGTGAGTGCATCCTCCACAGCCAGGTTGTCTGGTAATGTAGGGAGTTCAGTGGTAGGGATGGAAATCCCATCTGGAAGGACATTATGATTTACCATTTCTTGAATCACAGCTGTCTGTTCAAGAGACAGGACAGGAGATCCTAGAGGCTTTGCGTTCTCTTCATTGGGAGCTGCAAAGAGGAGAGAAATTGTTTTAGACAAAAACTCCACCATAAATGTGCCACTACTTAACACATGTCCAGCAAATTAGAGTGCAGAGAGTGTCTTCTTTAGTCCTGGTCTCTGTATAATGATTCCAAACACCTTAGGCACTGGGCCAGGAATCTGCTACTAAATCTCATAGTTCAGGgacgcacaaaaaaaaaaagcagcagtgcTGGACCGCTATTTACTTCAGCACACATGTGAACAGTAGGAGATTTCAGCTCAGAATGATAAATATAGCTCTGAACTAGAACACAGTATGTAAGTGATATAATGAATAACTAAATGTGAAGAATATGTAGCTTATGTAAACTTTGAAGAGGCAAACACTTAGTGTAGTATATAAGCCAATGCAtagggctgtgtttacacgttTCGCTTGTCAGTTTTACAGGTCTTACCGTCTGGTGAATCTTTCATGGCGGCAGAGGCAATGTCTGAGCTGCTCTTCTTTTCTTGTTTGCTTGTGTTTAGCTTCTTTTTAGCATAGAGCAACCTCCTCCTCCCTAAAACACATAAAGTACAGCGTCATTCATACCATAATATGTCAAATCTTTAGTGGTGCTGGATAggttgtttttctattttttttctatttctgcaTTACCTTTTAGCTAAAAGTAGATAAAGAACCAgattgaataaagtaaaaaagaaaaggcAAGAGCACTCGTCTCTTTCAGGCATTTCTATAGGAatggtcacatgctgtacccgtgcctgtattcataacaaaggagccgagGCCAATAAAGGAGATGGACGAGGGGgtacggaggttggaccccccgcGATCtattacttgtctcctatcctgtggataggggaccaATTAGTTTTgcctagacaacctctttaaaaaaaatcaatgaaattAAAAACTAGCTTAAAGAaaatgtagtaaaataaaataaaaaagtgatatGAATTGGACTTATTTTCCCGATTCATTCTACAGaccagaagaaaaaataaaaaaccccAAAAAGTGGCCACCTTATTAACctcttagtgctgcagctagtttgggcgccataatgctttaacatatgctattgattctgagatttttttttgtgacatattgtactttatattaggggcaaaatttggtcactatcttgtgtgttttttctgaaaaacatcaaaatatcatgaaaaattatcatttatttttcctgttttttaatTATCAAACATACACTATTCAGCATGCGGTAAAAATAATTATTGTATTCTCTGGGTGATATTATTAATGATGTAGTCTTATAGATTGGGctgtggtgataccaaacatgtatcgGTTTTAGGGTTTTTAGGTGGTTTTAGTTAACGATTTATTATATATGGGGaatttaatgcatttttattattggggagagctggtggggatttttttaatatgttttggtgtttgtttttttgactTTTTGACTAGTGTACATTACCGTACACTACTTTtgatcactgttacaatacactgcaatactacCGTAGTGCACTGTAATGCCCATGTCAGTACTGAGctggcatggctgtgtagaggcttcacatactgacagctgatctcctgctgtatCGGCGCCTCTGTGCCAGAAGCATTTATTCTGTTCCCGCCGTTAAAAGCAGACGGGGACAGAATAAAGCCCAGTAGTGACCACCGTAAAAAGCCAATACAGTGTTCACTAAGGAGTTGTCTACTGcactgcttctcaattccagtcctcatggccaccatgttatgaggatatcccatacaaagaacagtaaTAATACCTGATAAGTATAATATCacatgtgatactacctgatgggtataattatatatcacctgtgataatacctgatgggtataatgata is a genomic window of Dendropsophus ebraccatus isolate aDenEbr1 chromosome 12, aDenEbr1.pat, whole genome shotgun sequence containing:
- the PRDM2 gene encoding PR domain zinc finger protein 2 isoform X2; translated protein: MGDRGPEAGQRTCDRRLCGDSVMCSFADPTMNQDAVKPPELAETLAEVPEHVRRGLPEEVLLAPSAVDKIRLGVWAKKPLPRGKKFGPFIGEKKKRSQVKNNVYMWEVYYPNLGWMCVDATDPHKGNWLRYVNCARSAKEQNLCPLEINRAVFYKTLKPIEPGEELLVWYNGVDNPEIAAAIEEERAASLRSKKSSPKSRRGRRRLLYAKKKLNTSKQEKKSSSDIASAAMKDSPDAPNEENAKPLGSPVLSLEQTAVIQEMVNHNVLPDGISIPTTELPTLPDNLAVEDALTELEPIDDLQKESSERESVNLEEESAEMLDDLRSTSDETPEGSPKKKPIKIPKPNGDLPEAFMFPCQHCERKFTTKQGLERHMHIHVSTVNHAFKCRYCGKAFGTQINRRRHERRHESGPKRKSLVLSPSGEFGHTHKHIIDSLQATDEYCSSQMQSKMTDSDRETSHSVISEENSESSRELHPCKYCKKVFGTHTNMRRHQRRVHERHLIPKGVRRKGHLLEDPQLKPEQSSPAENIYVASTEIEEDGEADDVYIMDISNNISENLTYFIDGKLPTCTSSTCDVIEVETNTADVLGINCLLTPIKVEVSQNVRPLQAAPDNTLSDSSGSGILEPKKRRTVSPPLLSKIKTEVELEPVTPSCSLTIPLSVSVGDNLPFPKEKSVYLSSKLKQLLQMQESNKSQISPSLLSEIPKLSPAVSSLPSNSNRFKRRTSSPPSSPQISPAPKEGKTTWNEGLGPKIPKLESQSSSPVWSLSGREERENLSPCEDVKVTKDWAASASFGTACNQQPLDLSSGVKQKCESKCRSQVPWESVLDLSISRKPFCDSEAKEYKGNNIGGKKKKPTTCMLKKVLLNEYDGLETPGECVLQPDTLVLPCRTDELRPLGELSAGSSEDAPIPLEVALVESTCAAVCESPPILTPSEAPSPTPCPPFLALPPPLLTTNVPSFPDSSCSVPPTPSCASPLSASTQSPLPVLSRTVSPSPSITTDDPSGCASPGPPTLSSSSSSSTTSSSPSSSCSSPPPLSIVSSVVSPSLTSESSTPIFKQEKHHEEAPTEDSLQISQNDAICESFSKSFVCNVCDSPFVSIKDLAKHLVVHAEEWPFKCEFCVQLFKDVSHLSEHRSMLHGVGKIFVCSICKKEFAFLCNLQQHQQDLHADKEYTHRELESGTLRPQNFTDPNKASLIQSQRMDEDPMTPSPEDDGDLNDSSEELYTTIKIMAAGEKCKDPDVRMGLNQHYPSFKPPPFQYHNKNPMGLGATATNFTTHNIPQTFTTAIRCTKCGKSVDNMPELHKHILVCASASDKKRYTPKKNPIPLKQTVQPKNGVGLVVLEAADKNSFRRIGPPKKLNFTIEIGKMSSGKLKLGAIKRKNQLVQKAILQKNKKARQRSTDSAPHFCPYCNREFTYIKSLNKHASFSCPKKPASPPTKKTSLKPSKKPLPIQKKKSTITRRTADAEIQMQNTELNLGKTRARSLAPAPVPPSTMPMRSKQNVKSTPPVKSKKQTVPVVRNSSPVRLPKGQMIYEGKKSKKATLQVLQQTFGKTQRKLHMRMQKNKLPNKHVAKKKKKDKFSVKSRERISGPRTRSSADYSDKREDGRQESR
- the PRDM2 gene encoding PR domain zinc finger protein 2 isoform X4, which encodes MADDAQDAVKPPELAETLAEVPEHVRRGLPEEVLLAPSAVDKIRLGVWAKKPLPRGKKFGPFIGEKKKRSQVKNNVYMWEVYYPNLGWMCVDATDPHKGNWLRYVNCARSAKEQNLCPLEINRAVFYKTLKPIEPGEELLVWYNGVDNPEIAAAIEEERAASLRSKKSSPKSRRGRRRLLYAKKKLNTSKQEKKSSSDIASAAMKDSPDAPNEENAKPLGSPVLSLEQTAVIQEMVNHNVLPDGISIPTTELPTLPDNLAVEDALTELEPIDDLQKESSERESVNLEEESAEMLDDLRSTSDETPEGSPKKKPIKIPKPNGDLPEAFMFPCQHCERKFTTKQGLERHMHIHVSTVNHAFKCRYCGKAFGTQINRRRHERRHESGPKRKSLVLSPSGEFGHTHKHIIDSLQATDEYCSSQMQSKMTDSDRETSHSVISEENSESSRELHPCKYCKKVFGTHTNMRRHQRRVHERHLIPKGVRRKGHLLEDPQLKPEQSSPAENIYVASTEIEEDGEADDVYIMDISNNISENLTYFIDGKLPTCTSSTCDVIEVETNTADVLGINCLLTPIKVEVSQNVRPLQAAPDNTLSDSSGSGILEPKKRRTVSPPLLSKIKTEVELEPVTPSCSLTIPLSVSVGDNLPFPKEKSVYLSSKLKQLLQMQESNKSQISPSLLSEIPKLSPAVSSLPSNSNRFKRRTSSPPSSPQISPAPKEGKTTWNEGLGPKIPKLESQSSSPVWSLSGREERENLSPCEDVKVTKDWAASASFGTACNQQPLDLSSGVKQKCESKCRSQVPWESVLDLSISRKPFCDSEAKEYKGNNIGGKKKKPTTCMLKKVLLNEYDGLETPGECVLQPDTLVLPCRTDELRPLGELSAGSSEDAPIPLEVALVESTCAAVCESPPILTPSEAPSPTPCPPFLALPPPLLTTNVPSFPDSSCSVPPTPSCASPLSASTQSPLPVLSRTVSPSPSITTDDPSGCASPGPPTLSSSSSSSTTSSSPSSSCSSPPPLSIVSSVVSPSLTSESSTPIFKQEKHHEEAPTEDSLQISQNDAICESFSKSFVCNVCDSPFVSIKDLAKHLVVHAEEWPFKCEFCVQLFKDVSHLSEHRSMLHGVGKIFVCSICKKEFAFLCNLQQHQQDLHADKEYTHRELESGTLRPQNFTDPNKASLIQSQRMDEDPMTPSPEDDGDLNDSSEELYTTIKIMAAGEKCKDPDVRMGLNQHYPSFKPPPFQYHNKNPMGLGATATNFTTHNIPQTFTTAIRCTKCGKSVDNMPELHKHILVCASASDKKRYTPKKNPIPLKQTVQPKNGVGLVVLEAADKNSFRRIGPPKKLNFTIEIGKMSSGKLKLGAIKRKNQLVQKAILQKNKKARQRSTDSAPHFCPYCNREFTYIKSLNKHASFSCPKKPASPPTKKTSLKPSKKPLPIQKKKSTITRRTADAEIQMQNTELNLGKTRARSLAPAPVPPSTMPMRSKQNVKSTPPVKSKKQTVPVVRNSSPVRLPKGQMIYEGKKSKKATLQVLQQTFGKTQRKLHMRMQKNKLPNKHVAKKKKKDKFSVKSRERISGPRTRSSADYSDKREDGRQESRGLF
- the PRDM2 gene encoding PR domain zinc finger protein 2 isoform X5, which translates into the protein MSAEGSLRRSCLLPLLWIKYDWKEYVMYVRYTLLWILGGVWAKKPLPRGKKFGPFIGEKKKRSQVKNNVYMWEVYYPNLGWMCVDATDPHKGNWLRYVNCARSAKEQNLCPLEINRAVFYKTLKPIEPGEELLVWYNGVDNPEIAAAIEEERAASLRSKKSSPKSRRGRRRLLYAKKKLNTSKQEKKSSSDIASAAMKDSPDAPNEENAKPLGSPVLSLEQTAVIQEMVNHNVLPDGISIPTTELPTLPDNLAVEDALTELEPIDDLQKESSERESVNLEEESAEMLDDLRSTSDETPEGSPKKKPIKIPKPNGDLPEAFMFPCQHCERKFTTKQGLERHMHIHVSTVNHAFKCRYCGKAFGTQINRRRHERRHESGPKRKSLVLSPSGEFGHTHKHIIDSLQATDEYCSSQMQSKMTDSDRETSHSVISEENSESSRELHPCKYCKKVFGTHTNMRRHQRRVHERHLIPKGVRRKGHLLEDPQLKPEQSSPAENIYVASTEIEEDGEADDVYIMDISNNISENLTYFIDGKLPTCTSSTCDVIEVETNTADVLGINCLLTPIKVEVSQNVRPLQAAPDNTLSDSSGSGILEPKKRRTVSPPLLSKIKTEVELEPVTPSCSLTIPLSVSVGDNLPFPKEKSVYLSSKLKQLLQMQESNKSQISPSLLSEIPKLSPAVSSLPSNSNRFKRRTSSPPSSPQISPAPKEGKTTWNEGLGPKIPKLESQSSSPVWSLSGREERENLSPCEDVKVTKDWAASASFGTACNQQPLDLSSGVKQKCESKCRSQVPWESVLDLSISRKPFCDSEAKEYKGNNIGGKKKKPTTCMLKKVLLNEYDGLETPGECVLQPDTLVLPCRTDELRPLGELSAGSSEDAPIPLEVALVESTCAAVCESPPILTPSEAPSPTPCPPFLALPPPLLTTNVPSFPDSSCSVPPTPSCASPLSASTQSPLPVLSRTVSPSPSITTDDPSGCASPGPPTLSSSSSSSTTSSSPSSSCSSPPPLSIVSSVVSPSLTSESSTPIFKQEKHHEEAPTEDSLQISQNDAICESFSKSFVCNVCDSPFVSIKDLAKHLVVHAEEWPFKCEFCVQLFKDVSHLSEHRSMLHGVGKIFVCSICKKEFAFLCNLQQHQQDLHADKEYTHRELESGTLRPQNFTDPNKASLIQSQRMDEDPMTPSPEDDGDLNDSSEELYTTIKIMAAGEKCKDPDVRMGLNQHYPSFKPPPFQYHNKNPMGLGATATNFTTHNIPQTFTTAIRCTKCGKSVDNMPELHKHILVCASASDKKRYTPKKNPIPLKQTVQPKNGVGLVVLEAADKNSFRRIGPPKKLNFTIEIGKMSSGKLKLGAIKRKNQLVQKAILQKNKKARQRSTDSAPHFCPYCNREFTYIKSLNKHASFSCPKKPASPPTKKTSLKPSKKPLPIQKKKSTITRRTADAEIQMQNTELNLGKTRARSLAPAPVPPSTMPMRSKQNVKSTPPVKSKKQTVPVVRNSSPVRLPKGQMIYEGKKSKKATLQVLQQTFGKTQRKLHMRMQKNKLPNKHVAKKKKKDKFSVKSRERISGPRTRSSADYSDKREDGRQESRGLF
- the PRDM2 gene encoding PR domain zinc finger protein 2 isoform X3 gives rise to the protein MCSFADPTMNQDAVKPPELAETLAEVPEHVRRGLPEEVLLAPSAVDKIRLGVWAKKPLPRGKKFGPFIGEKKKRSQVKNNVYMWEVYYPNLGWMCVDATDPHKGNWLRYVNCARSAKEQNLCPLEINRAVFYKTLKPIEPGEELLVWYNGVDNPEIAAAIEEERAASLRSKKSSPKSRRGRRRLLYAKKKLNTSKQEKKSSSDIASAAMKDSPDAPNEENAKPLGSPVLSLEQTAVIQEMVNHNVLPDGISIPTTELPTLPDNLAVEDALTELEPIDDLQKESSERESVNLEEESAEMLDDLRSTSDETPEGSPKKKPIKIPKPNGDLPEAFMFPCQHCERKFTTKQGLERHMHIHVSTVNHAFKCRYCGKAFGTQINRRRHERRHESGPKRKSLVLSPSGEFGHTHKHIIDSLQATDEYCSSQMQSKMTDSDRETSHSVISEENSESSRELHPCKYCKKVFGTHTNMRRHQRRVHERHLIPKGVRRKGHLLEDPQLKPEQSSPAENIYVASTEIEEDGEADDVYIMDISNNISENLTYFIDGKLPTCTSSTCDVIEVETNTADVLGINCLLTPIKVEVSQNVRPLQAAPDNTLSDSSGSGILEPKKRRTVSPPLLSKIKTEVELEPVTPSCSLTIPLSVSVGDNLPFPKEKSVYLSSKLKQLLQMQESNKSQISPSLLSEIPKLSPAVSSLPSNSNRFKRRTSSPPSSPQISPAPKEGKTTWNEGLGPKIPKLESQSSSPVWSLSGREERENLSPCEDVKVTKDWAASASFGTACNQQPLDLSSGVKQKCESKCRSQVPWESVLDLSISRKPFCDSEAKEYKGNNIGGKKKKPTTCMLKKVLLNEYDGLETPGECVLQPDTLVLPCRTDELRPLGELSAGSSEDAPIPLEVALVESTCAAVCESPPILTPSEAPSPTPCPPFLALPPPLLTTNVPSFPDSSCSVPPTPSCASPLSASTQSPLPVLSRTVSPSPSITTDDPSGCASPGPPTLSSSSSSSTTSSSPSSSCSSPPPLSIVSSVVSPSLTSESSTPIFKQEKHHEEAPTEDSLQISQNDAICESFSKSFVCNVCDSPFVSIKDLAKHLVVHAEEWPFKCEFCVQLFKDVSHLSEHRSMLHGVGKIFVCSICKKEFAFLCNLQQHQQDLHADKEYTHRELESGTLRPQNFTDPNKASLIQSQRMDEDPMTPSPEDDGDLNDSSEELYTTIKIMAAGEKCKDPDVRMGLNQHYPSFKPPPFQYHNKNPMGLGATATNFTTHNIPQTFTTAIRCTKCGKSVDNMPELHKHILVCASASDKKRYTPKKNPIPLKQTVQPKNGVGLVVLEAADKNSFRRIGPPKKLNFTIEIGKMSSGKLKLGAIKRKNQLVQKAILQKNKKARQRSTDSAPHFCPYCNREFTYIKSLNKHASFSCPKKPASPPTKKTSLKPSKKPLPIQKKKSTITRRTADAEIQMQNTELNLGKTRARSLAPAPVPPSTMPMRSKQNVKSTPPVKSKKQTVPVVRNSSPVRLPKGQMIYEGKKSKKATLQVLQQTFGKTQRKLHMRMQKNKLPNKHVAKKKKKDKFSVKSRERISGPRTRSSADYSDKREDGRQESRGLF
- the PRDM2 gene encoding PR domain zinc finger protein 2 isoform X6, which gives rise to MCVDATDPHKGNWLRYVNCARSAKEQNLCPLEINRAVFYKTLKPIEPGEELLVWYNGVDNPEIAAAIEEERAASLRSKKSSPKSRRGRRRLLYAKKKLNTSKQEKKSSSDIASAAMKDSPDAPNEENAKPLGSPVLSLEQTAVIQEMVNHNVLPDGISIPTTELPTLPDNLAVEDALTELEPIDDLQKESSERESVNLEEESAEMLDDLRSTSDETPEGSPKKKPIKIPKPNGDLPEAFMFPCQHCERKFTTKQGLERHMHIHVSTVNHAFKCRYCGKAFGTQINRRRHERRHESGPKRKSLVLSPSGEFGHTHKHIIDSLQATDEYCSSQMQSKMTDSDRETSHSVISEENSESSRELHPCKYCKKVFGTHTNMRRHQRRVHERHLIPKGVRRKGHLLEDPQLKPEQSSPAENIYVASTEIEEDGEADDVYIMDISNNISENLTYFIDGKLPTCTSSTCDVIEVETNTADVLGINCLLTPIKVEVSQNVRPLQAAPDNTLSDSSGSGILEPKKRRTVSPPLLSKIKTEVELEPVTPSCSLTIPLSVSVGDNLPFPKEKSVYLSSKLKQLLQMQESNKSQISPSLLSEIPKLSPAVSSLPSNSNRFKRRTSSPPSSPQISPAPKEGKTTWNEGLGPKIPKLESQSSSPVWSLSGREERENLSPCEDVKVTKDWAASASFGTACNQQPLDLSSGVKQKCESKCRSQVPWESVLDLSISRKPFCDSEAKEYKGNNIGGKKKKPTTCMLKKVLLNEYDGLETPGECVLQPDTLVLPCRTDELRPLGELSAGSSEDAPIPLEVALVESTCAAVCESPPILTPSEAPSPTPCPPFLALPPPLLTTNVPSFPDSSCSVPPTPSCASPLSASTQSPLPVLSRTVSPSPSITTDDPSGCASPGPPTLSSSSSSSTTSSSPSSSCSSPPPLSIVSSVVSPSLTSESSTPIFKQEKHHEEAPTEDSLQISQNDAICESFSKSFVCNVCDSPFVSIKDLAKHLVVHAEEWPFKCEFCVQLFKDVSHLSEHRSMLHGVGKIFVCSICKKEFAFLCNLQQHQQDLHADKEYTHRELESGTLRPQNFTDPNKASLIQSQRMDEDPMTPSPEDDGDLNDSSEELYTTIKIMAAGEKCKDPDVRMGLNQHYPSFKPPPFQYHNKNPMGLGATATNFTTHNIPQTFTTAIRCTKCGKSVDNMPELHKHILVCASASDKKRYTPKKNPIPLKQTVQPKNGVGLVVLEAADKNSFRRIGPPKKLNFTIEIGKMSSGKLKLGAIKRKNQLVQKAILQKNKKARQRSTDSAPHFCPYCNREFTYIKSLNKHASFSCPKKPASPPTKKTSLKPSKKPLPIQKKKSTITRRTADAEIQMQNTELNLGKTRARSLAPAPVPPSTMPMRSKQNVKSTPPVKSKKQTVPVVRNSSPVRLPKGQMIYEGKKSKKATLQVLQQTFGKTQRKLHMRMQKNKLPNKHVAKKKKKDKFSVKSRERISGPRTRSSADYSDKREDGRQESRGLF
- the PRDM2 gene encoding PR domain zinc finger protein 2 isoform X7; protein product: MKDSPDAPNEENAKPLGSPVLSLEQTAVIQEMVNHNVLPDGISIPTTELPTLPDNLAVEDALTELEPIDDLQKESSERESVNLEEESAEMLDDLRSTSDETPEGSPKKKPIKIPKPNGDLPEAFMFPCQHCERKFTTKQGLERHMHIHVSTVNHAFKCRYCGKAFGTQINRRRHERRHESGPKRKSLVLSPSGEFGHTHKHIIDSLQATDEYCSSQMQSKMTDSDRETSHSVISEENSESSRELHPCKYCKKVFGTHTNMRRHQRRVHERHLIPKGVRRKGHLLEDPQLKPEQSSPAENIYVASTEIEEDGEADDVYIMDISNNISENLTYFIDGKLPTCTSSTCDVIEVETNTADVLGINCLLTPIKVEVSQNVRPLQAAPDNTLSDSSGSGILEPKKRRTVSPPLLSKIKTEVELEPVTPSCSLTIPLSVSVGDNLPFPKEKSVYLSSKLKQLLQMQESNKSQISPSLLSEIPKLSPAVSSLPSNSNRFKRRTSSPPSSPQISPAPKEGKTTWNEGLGPKIPKLESQSSSPVWSLSGREERENLSPCEDVKVTKDWAASASFGTACNQQPLDLSSGVKQKCESKCRSQVPWESVLDLSISRKPFCDSEAKEYKGNNIGGKKKKPTTCMLKKVLLNEYDGLETPGECVLQPDTLVLPCRTDELRPLGELSAGSSEDAPIPLEVALVESTCAAVCESPPILTPSEAPSPTPCPPFLALPPPLLTTNVPSFPDSSCSVPPTPSCASPLSASTQSPLPVLSRTVSPSPSITTDDPSGCASPGPPTLSSSSSSSTTSSSPSSSCSSPPPLSIVSSVVSPSLTSESSTPIFKQEKHHEEAPTEDSLQISQNDAICESFSKSFVCNVCDSPFVSIKDLAKHLVVHAEEWPFKCEFCVQLFKDVSHLSEHRSMLHGVGKIFVCSICKKEFAFLCNLQQHQQDLHADKEYTHRELESGTLRPQNFTDPNKASLIQSQRMDEDPMTPSPEDDGDLNDSSEELYTTIKIMAAGEKCKDPDVRMGLNQHYPSFKPPPFQYHNKNPMGLGATATNFTTHNIPQTFTTAIRCTKCGKSVDNMPELHKHILVCASASDKKRYTPKKNPIPLKQTVQPKNGVGLVVLEAADKNSFRRIGPPKKLNFTIEIGKMSSGKLKLGAIKRKNQLVQKAILQKNKKARQRSTDSAPHFCPYCNREFTYIKSLNKHASFSCPKKPASPPTKKTSLKPSKKPLPIQKKKSTITRRTADAEIQMQNTELNLGKTRARSLAPAPVPPSTMPMRSKQNVKSTPPVKSKKQTVPVVRNSSPVRLPKGQMIYEGKKSKKATLQVLQQTFGKTQRKLHMRMQKNKLPNKHVAKKKKKDKFSVKSRERISGPRTRSSADYSDKREDGRQESRGLF